In Aedes albopictus strain Foshan chromosome 3, AalbF5, whole genome shotgun sequence, the following are encoded in one genomic region:
- the LOC109415904 gene encoding mucin-3B — translation MKKRAKLTMSSLALTLICCCTCMLALANGLPITSKPLDNSPDHLTWDVGIGGKAKKKSDRSIFIAPQVVFNNSFCPPNSKLGYDGKCIQVVQINPADILVTKLQSILGNGGGSPNTDVDTDYDYYDSSGPFQVNLPLSIDLPVEQPGQQLIPEETFYDGSVVEVSSNIRADSLKQTSTVKSVPHSTFLTESSRDPMDQTAAESHTDISFLAFESLPNGTLSSRVEMDSKNGTFVQKIVLSSTPAVPTITTVDSTNAETDELSSTSTVATSFPDITSTISSTTVEDFSSSTTDNPTATSVTTTMAPTEQYLTSERSIATTTQVSSNDSPDEDIESFKTELAEESFMLEPSASTTTDFPSTDMSDFESDLATLSTGSTTSVDRTTTDRSEVTTEQITTTKMSTYAFPLFSTRRTYSPSKPVQIVTPVKTIWYSPPGVTPPSFIVASYTQQERTTRATPETTTVSLKPSTDAPLVIINDTENDKKNRDNIHRLELKDTLREAMDANNRFVYHHLPASHAPSTTPPTSTTAQSHNYVDQLKMINDIVAENKQRHQQTSSSNSRIRFPSRDEDQMTSASSSNGVVRFPGSVSNRVTQHANRIPDIFPKKTPDSTTQRPPFWWLPSGWEVDQTGQKPMLLRFWSRMPLVRDQSLTTTSVSSNNNSNRWRPSSGSTAPSSVSPRGNSKSPSENFYKEVSSQDVYKVLNAHQLNHKR, via the coding sequence ATGAAGAAGCGAGCTAAATTAACAATGTCCTCACTGGCGCTCACCCTGATCTGCTGCTGTACCTGTATGTTGGCTCTGGCGAACGGTCTGCCAATCACGTCGAAGCCTCTGGATAACAGTCCGGACCATTTGACGTGGGACGTTGGCATAGGGGGCAAAGCGAAGAAAAAATCCGACCGATCTATTTTCATCGCACCGCAGGTAGTTTTTAACAACTCGTTCTGTCCACCCAACAGCAAACTGGGTTACGACGGAAAATGCATTCAAGTGGTGCAAATCAACCCGGCAGATATTCTAGTGACCAAACTGCAAAGTATACTGGGTAACGGCGGTGGATCACCGAATACCGATGTGGACACCGATTACGACTATTACGATTCATCGGGACCGTTCCAAGTAAATCTGCCTCTGAGTATTGATTTGCCTGTCGAACAACCTGGGCAGCAGCTTATTCCGGAAGAAACGTTCTATGACGGGTCTGTGGTAGAAGTGTCTTCAAACATTCGAGCGGACAGCTTGAAGCAGACTTCCACTGTAAAGTCTGTTCCACATTCTACATTTCTTACCGAGTCTAGCCGAGACCCGATGGATCAAACCGCGGCAGAGAGTCACACCGACATTTCATTTCTTGCTTTTGAAAGCTTACCAAACGGAACACTTTCGAGCCGGGTCGAGATGGACAGCAAAAATGGAACATTTGTTCAGAAGATTGTACTTTCCTCTACTCCTGCTGTTCCAACTATCACAACAGTCGATTCTACTAATGCTGAAACTGATGAGTTATCTAGCACAAGCACTGTTGCAACTAGCTTTCCTGATATCACCTCTACCATCAGTAGTACTACGGTAGAAGATTTCAGCAGCTCCACGACAGATAATCCCACGGCTACATCCGTAACGACTACTATGGCCCCTACAGAACAGTATTTAACAAGTGAAAGATCCATTGCTACAACCACCCAAGTAAGTTCCAATGATTCGCCCGATGAGGACATTGAGAGTTTTAAAACAGAGCTCGCTGAAGAATCTTTCATGCTGGAGCCATCAGCGTCTACAACTACTGATTTCCCGTCAACTGATATGTCTGATTTTGAATCTGATCTAGCCACACTTAGCACTGGATCTACTACTTCAGTAGATCGAACTACAACCGACAGGTCGGAAGTCACGACGGAGCAAATAACTACGACAAAAATGTCCACATACGCCTTTCCACTCTTCTCCACGAGGAGAACGTACTCGCCTTCGAAGCCTGTTCAAATTGTAACGCCGGTGAAGACAATATGGTACAGTCCTCCCGGTGTAACCCCTCCATCATTTATAGTGGCCAGTTATACACAGCAAGAGCGCACTACTAGGGCTACACCAGAGACTACAACAGTTTCACTGAAACCCTCAACTGACGCTCCGCTTGTCATCATCAACGATACCGAAAACGACAAGAAAAATCGAGACAATATCCATCGTCTGGAACTGAAAGATACTCTACGTGAGGCCATGGATGCAAACAATCGGTTCGTCTATCATCACTTACCAGCGTCGCATGCCCCATCAACAACTCCGCCAACTTCAACAACTGCTCAAAGTCACAACTATGTCGATCAACTGAAAATGATCAACGATATTGTTGCTGAGAACAAGCAACGGCATCAGCAAACATCCAGCAGCAATTCGAGAATTCGCTTCCCCTCCCGTGATGAAGATCAAATGACCTCGGCTTCTAGCAGCAACGGCGTAGTTCGTTTCCCCGGTTCAGTCTCCAATCGGGTCACTCAACATGCCAACCGAATTCCCGATATTTTTCCAAAGAAAACACCAGACAGTACAACTCAGCGACCGCCGTTCTGGTGGCTTCCCTCCGGCTGGGAGGTAGATCAGACCGGTCAAAAACCAATGTTGTTACGGTTCTGGTCACGGATGCCACTCGTTCGAGACCAATCCCTGACTACCACAAGCGTCAGCTCCAACAATAACTCCAACAGGTGGCGACCTTCGTCGGGCAGCACCGCTCCTTCGTCTGTGTCGCCCAGGGGCAACTCCAAGAGCCCTAGCGAAAACTTTTACAAGGAGGTATCATCGCAGGACGTCTACAAAGTGCTGAATGCCCACCAGTTGAACCACAAAAGATAA